One Oscillospiraceae bacterium genomic window, TTCGCCCGCAAGCTTGACGCTTTTATACAGCAATGTTTTAAAAGCTGTCGGACCTTCATCGTTTTCAGCGTTTGGCGCTATATAATAACATTCATCTCCGGCAGAAGTCAATTCAATAGCATAATTCTTGACTACTGTGCCTACACCGTCCAAGTGAGGCGGATATACATCGCAAAATTGTCCTATTATCATAATTAATTCTGCCGAATCCTTTATATTTATTGGTTTTTATCAGTATTTCCAGTATAACACTAAATTGTGAATAATTCAATATAAACGTTTTCGGTATCGCAATATAATGTTGGGAAAATAATAATATAAATCATTATACATATAATATAATGTTTCTATAATAATATTCAAAAACAATATTAAGTTGCAGTTCCGGGTTTAAAACCAGGTATATAAAAATCAGCAAATAAAGTTATAGATATCGTCAATCAACTTTTATCAGACTACATATTGACATTTTGCTTCTTTTATGGCATAATATAAATATTACGAAATAGTGAATATTTATTTGATATTGATATCGATACTTTCACGCTTATTTTTTTAGAAGGTGGCTAATATATGGATTTGTTTCAAAAGTGTTATGATTATAAGCTTGCCGACGAAATCAAGGAAAAAGGTGTTTATCCTTATTTCCACGCTCTTCAGTCGAGGCAGGATGTTGAAGTGATAATGGAAGGCAAACGGCGGATTATGCTCGGTTCCAATAATTATCTTGGACTGACTGCATGCAACGAAGTTATGGAAGCTTCACGTAAAGCGCTTGAACAATACGGAACAGGCTGCTCCGGATCAAGATTTCTCAACGGCACGCTTCAAATGCACCTTGAGCTGGAAACTGAATTGGCCGCTTTCTTGAGAAAAGAGGCTTGTGTCGCTTTTTCAACTGGATTTCAGACAAATCTCGGAATAATTTCTGCTCTTGTCGGCATTCATGATTATGTTATATGCGACAGAGAAAACCATGCAAGTATTTACGACGGATGCCGTCTTAGTCATGGAAAAATACTGTATTATGAACACAGCGATATGAAGGATCTTGAGGACAAGCTCCAAAAGGTTCCTGAAAACCGCGGCATACTGATTGTGACTGACGGCGTATTCAGTATGGGCGGAGATATAGCTAATATTCCCGGAATTGTATCTCTGGCAAAAAAATACGGAGCCAGAGTCATGGTCGACGACGCTCACGGTCTCGGAATCCTCGGTGAAGGAGGAAGAGGCACTGCAGATTACTTCGGGCTGGCAAAGGATGTCGATATATATATGGGCACCTTCAGTAAATCCCTCGCGAGCCTCGGCGGATATATGGCTGCCGACAAGAAGGTTGTCGACTTTGTTAAACACACCTCCCGTCCGTTCATTTTTGCCGCTTCGATCACTCCTGTGAGTTGTGCCGCGGCGCTTGCGTCGCTGAGGTATCTTGAAGCTCATCCGGAGATCGTAACGCGTCTGCGCGAGCTATCAAAATACGCACGGGAAGGCTTCATAAAACGCGGTATATCTATAATTATGTCCGAAACACCGATAATACCGATTTATACATATGAAGCTCTCAATACGCTGGAATGCGCAAAAGCAATATATGACGCGGGAGTATATGTGAATCCGGTGCTTCCGCCTGCAACAGCTCCGAATTCGTGCCTGCTGAGAACAAGCTATATGGCTACGCTTACGAAACCCCTCATCGACGAGGCTCAGGATATAATTAAGACAGTAATGGATAAAAGAAAATGAAAATCGCGGTAATCACCGGCGGCTCAAGCGGAATCGGCAAAGAGCTCTGCGCACTCTGTGCAAATGCCGGTTATAAGATTTATGAATTGAGCAGACATGGCGAAGATAGTGCCGGTATAATTCATATCACAGCGGATGTTTCCGATCAAATGTCTTTAAAAAGCGCATTTGAAAAAATATCATCTGAAGAACGAGGAATTGATCTTTTGATCAACAATGCCGGAATTGGCATATCTGGTTCTGCTGAAAATACCGAATACACTGACGCAATGAAACAAATTAAAGTTAATTTCATCGGCATGTATCTTTGCTGTTCTTTCGCAATGCCTTTGCTTAGAAATAATAAAGGCAGAATAATCAACCTAAGCTCTGTTGCCGCGGTTCTTCCAATACCTTTTCAATCCTTTTATTCGGCTTCCAAAGGCGCGATCAATGCTTTTTCCCTAGCTTTAAGAAACGAAGTCCGTGACTTCGGGATTTCCGTTTGCGCGGTAATGCCAGGTGATGTATGTACCGGCTTTACCGATGCCAGAATAAAATCAAGTAAGGGAAACGAAGTGTATGAGAGCCGTATCGGACGTTCTGTTTCGGTAATGGAGCATGATGAAAAAAACGGTATGAGCGCGGAATATGCTGCACGTAAAATATTTGATATATCTCAAAAGCGCAATGTGGCTCCGCTGTATACAATAGGAAACAAATATAAGCTTTTAGTATTTATATCTCGTTTCCTGCCAGTTTCGGCTATAAACCGAATTGTGTATTCTTTATATTCTGGAAATTCAAAATAATTAAGAATAATTATAATATTGGCATTAATTAAGGTAATCTCCAATAACTAAAACTAACATCATAATGAGAAACAGTCGTTGCAGTTACACAATCGTTTTTTAAATATAATATTGCGAAATATCATGTTTTAGAAATTGCTTTAAATTATATGATTACCGACATCATCACATTGTTGATGTAATGTTAAATACGTAAATAAAGACGCAGTCTAAATGTATAATAGACTGCGCCTTTTTATTAACTCGGCAATTAAATAATGACCCACTTAAAGAGAGAAAAGACTCTGACATATGACTTTTAATAACTATAACTTACGACTAAATGAGAAGTGCTGTCGATGTCTTTGTCGCTGTTGTTGTTGCTGTCGCACAATCGATTTTTAAATACAATCTAATTATCTAACGGTCAATTGAAATCACTTTATATGAAATTTGTGTGTATTAGTCTTCATACGAAACAATACTCCCGTACATGCAATTGCTATCGCCATAGCTCCGGCGTTAATAATAGTCTCTACGGCAACATTTACGCCATTGGCTGTATCATTTGATACAAAATAAACCATGGATTGGTATAATCCGGTTCCGGGAACAAGAGAAATAATTGCCGGAGTGATAAAAACGGTGACAGGCATTTTTTTATGCCTTGATAAAATTTCAGCTCCGATTGACATGAGAAGCGTTCCAAAGAAAAAGCCGGCGGCAATATTGATATAACGCTGTGTAAACAGATAAACCACATAACCTGCTGCACCCAGAAACGAAGCCCAAAACATTGACCTTTTTGGTGTGTGAAGAAGGAGAGCAAAAAAGAGACAAGCAAAAAAGTTATATATAAATCCAAGAAACACATCCGAAAAATTCATTAATATGCCTCCTTCATGCTATTACTCCGGCGGCGATTGCAATACCAATTACGATACCAACGCCGGCGGCTATTCCGACTGCTATCAGAAAAGCCTCTGTAAGTCTTGCTGTACCTGACACAAGATCTCCGCTAATGGTATCTCTGACAGCCGTTGTAATTGCCAGACCAGGCACAAGAGGCATTATTGATCCGATAATAACGAGATCGTATCTGAGTCCCGGTATAAGTAATGAAGATGATACGGCAAATACTGCACAGGCAACGCTCGATATAAGAGTATTTATAAAAGAATATAGCTTAAGCGTTCCGATATAGCCTGATATAATAGTCATTGAAAAGGCGGTGAGTATGGTAATAAGAAATTCGACAAAACTCCCTTTAAAGACCAGGGTGAAAAACGAAGAAGCAAAAGCGGCATATACAGCTGTTAAAAATCGATTTATCGGTTTGTTGCTCTCACCGGATTCAATTCTTTGTATAATTTCGTCTAAAATATCGTTTGCGGATTCAAGAGACAGCTCACCGCTTATTATATTGCGTGATATTGTATTTACTTTATTTACGATTTGAAGATTTATTGATCTGTTTGATATTCTGGCAACAACTGTTCTTGCCGATGTTTGAAATTCGACTGTCAATACGATTCCAGTCGTAATCGCAAGCACATCTACTTCCTTTGCGCCGCAGTATAGACAAATTCGCGAACAAGTATCCTCGGCTCTGTA contains:
- a CDS encoding pyridoxal phosphate-dependent aminotransferase family protein, translating into MDLFQKCYDYKLADEIKEKGVYPYFHALQSRQDVEVIMEGKRRIMLGSNNYLGLTACNEVMEASRKALEQYGTGCSGSRFLNGTLQMHLELETELAAFLRKEACVAFSTGFQTNLGIISALVGIHDYVICDRENHASIYDGCRLSHGKILYYEHSDMKDLEDKLQKVPENRGILIVTDGVFSMGGDIANIPGIVSLAKKYGARVMVDDAHGLGILGEGGRGTADYFGLAKDVDIYMGTFSKSLASLGGYMAADKKVVDFVKHTSRPFIFAASITPVSCAAALASLRYLEAHPEIVTRLRELSKYAREGFIKRGISIIMSETPIIPIYTYEALNTLECAKAIYDAGVYVNPVLPPATAPNSCLLRTSYMATLTKPLIDEAQDIIKTVMDKRK
- a CDS encoding SDR family NAD(P)-dependent oxidoreductase; amino-acid sequence: MKIAVITGGSSGIGKELCALCANAGYKIYELSRHGEDSAGIIHITADVSDQMSLKSAFEKISSEERGIDLLINNAGIGISGSAENTEYTDAMKQIKVNFIGMYLCCSFAMPLLRNNKGRIINLSSVAAVLPIPFQSFYSASKGAINAFSLALRNEVRDFGISVCAVMPGDVCTGFTDARIKSSKGNEVYESRIGRSVSVMEHDEKNGMSAEYAARKIFDISQKRNVAPLYTIGNKYKLLVFISRFLPVSAINRIVYSLYSGNSK
- a CDS encoding threonine/serine exporter family protein, with amino-acid sequence MNFSDVFLGFIYNFFACLFFALLLHTPKRSMFWASFLGAAGYVVYLFTQRYINIAAGFFFGTLLMSIGAEILSRHKKMPVTVFITPAIISLVPGTGLYQSMVYFVSNDTANGVNVAVETIINAGAMAIAIACTGVLFRMKTNTHKFHIK
- a CDS encoding threonine/serine exporter family protein, which translates into the protein MQNMQNPASGLITTERKNLIIEVAKKSAQLILQNGGETYRAEDTCSRICLYCGAKEVDVLAITTGIVLTVEFQTSARTVVARISNRSINLQIVNKVNTISRNIISGELSLESANDILDEIIQRIESGESNKPINRFLTAVYAAFASSFFTLVFKGSFVEFLITILTAFSMTIISGYIGTLKLYSFINTLISSVACAVFAVSSSLLIPGLRYDLVIIGSIMPLVPGLAITTAVRDTISGDLVSGTARLTEAFLIAVGIAAGVGIVIGIAIAAGVIA